One genomic region from Kineosporia corallincola encodes:
- a CDS encoding helix-turn-helix domain-containing protein: MSRRFLELADVADELSISVRQAYTLVRSGDLPAIQVGGRGQWRVETTVLEEYIQRKYAETREMVRNRPATELD; this comes from the coding sequence GTGTCCCGCCGATTCCTTGAGCTCGCCGATGTCGCGGACGAGCTCAGCATCTCGGTCCGGCAGGCCTACACCCTGGTGCGCTCCGGCGATCTGCCGGCCATCCAGGTGGGCGGTCGCGGCCAGTGGCGCGTCGAGACGACGGTGCTGGAGGAGTACATCCAGCGCAAGTACGCGGAGACCCGTGAGATGGTGCGCAACCGCCCGGCCACCGAACT